In one window of Rhodothermales bacterium DNA:
- a CDS encoding DUF2277 domain-containing protein produces the protein MCRNIKTLYNFEPPATEEEIRAASLQFVRKISGFRKPSKANEQVFKETIDEVTNATGRLLNSLVTNAPARNREVEAAKARERVAKRFGRT, from the coding sequence ATGTGCAGAAACATCAAGACGCTTTACAATTTCGAGCCGCCAGCAACCGAAGAAGAGATCCGTGCTGCTTCTCTTCAGTTCGTCCGTAAAATCAGCGGCTTCAGGAAGCCCTCGAAAGCGAACGAACAGGTCTTTAAGGAGACGATCGATGAAGTCACGAACGCGACGGGCAGGCTTCTCAATTCACTGGTGACAAATGCTCCCGCACGAAATCGGGAAGTAGAGGCAGCGAAGGCACGGGAGCGGGTCGCAAAGAGGTTTGGACGGACGTAG